A window of the Phragmites australis chromosome 20, lpPhrAust1.1, whole genome shotgun sequence genome harbors these coding sequences:
- the LOC133901158 gene encoding protein indeterminate-domain 14-like isoform X1, whose product MLGFCAPGAGSPPDEATLEPFRSLQIATTTAAATAATTTKKKRRPAGTPDPDAEVVSLSPRTLLESDRYVCEICGQGFQRDQNLQMHRRRHKVPWKLLKREAGEAARKRVFVCPEPSCLHHDPSHALGDLVGIKKHFRRKHSGHRQWACARCSKAYAVHSDYKAHLKTCGTRGHSCDCGRVFSRVESFIEHQDTCNAGRAMVDVSPACGGGGGAGVAASGAVSQQQAPLAMSLSRTVSSTSPSSDIVISPVAWPGPALPSPAAAAAAFHRFDQVPSPRTPPSEYRGGHNLELQLMPQSCSGAGSAAPGMAAYCGAPRSPALSSQGDDVAMQLQLSIGVCGGGFGDGGEPGVEALAAARAKEEEPREQLRQAMAEKAEADEARAQAKRHAELAEQELAGAKRMRRQAQVELSRAHALREHAVRQVNAMLLQITCLSCRHKFSARLPLAAISSEVACSNMSSVVTEGGDAEVDETHDADGMRRRQHAKTMDVL is encoded by the exons ATGCTGGGCTTCTGCGCGCCGGGCGCCGGGTCGCCTCCGGACGAGGCCACGCTGGAGCCGTTCCGCTCGCTGCAGATCGCCACCAccacggccgccgccaccgctgccaccACGACGAAGAAGAAGCGCCGGCCCGCCGGCACACCAG ACCCGGACGCGGAGGTGGTGTCGCTGTCGCCGCGGACGCTGCTAGAGTCCGACCGATACGTGTGCGAGATCTGCGGGCAGGGGTTCCAGCGCGACCAGAACCTGCAGATGCATCGGCGGCGGCACAAGGTGCCGTGGAAGCTTCTGAAGCGGGAGGCTGGAGAGGCGGCGCGGAAGCGGGTGTTCGTGTGCCCGGAGCCGAGCTGCCTGCACCACGACCCCTCCCACGCTCTGGGCGACCTCGTCGGCATCAAGAAGCACTTCCGCCGCAAGCACAGCGGCCACCGGCAGTGGGCCTGCGCCCGCTGCTCCAAGGCCTACGCCGTCCACTCCGACTACAAGGCACACCTCAAGACCTGTGGCACCCGCGGCCACTCCTGCGACTGCGGCCGCGTCTTCTCCCG GGTGGAGAGCTTCATAGAGCACCAGGACACCTGCAATGCCGGCCGGGCAATGGTGGACGTGTCGCCGGcgtgtggcggcggcggcggcgccggtgtAGCTGCTTCTGGTGCCGTGTCGCAGCAGCAGGCGCCGCTGGCCATGTCGCTGTCACGGACCGTGTCGAGCACCAGCCCGTCCAGCGACATTGTCATCAGCCCGGTGGCCTGGCCTGGCCCAGCACTGCCGAGCCctgccgccgcggcggccgcgttccACCGGTTCGACCAGGTTCCGTCGCCACGGACGCCACCTTCCGAATACCGCGGTGGGCACAATCTAGAGCTGCAGCTCATGCCGCAGTCCTGCAGCGGCGCGGGCAGTGCCGCGCCGGGTATGGCGGCATACTGCGGCGCGCCACGCTCTCCCGCCCTTTCTTCGCAGGGCGACGACGTCGCCATGCAGCTGCAGCTGTCCATCGGGGTCTGCGGCGGCGGGTTCGGGGACGGGGGCGAGCCTGGCGTCGAGGCGCTGGCCGCGGCGAgggcgaaggaggaggagccgcgGGAGCAGCTGCGGCAGGCGATGGCGGAGAAGGCGGAGGCGGACGAGGCCCGCGCGCAGGCGAAGCGGCACGCGGAGCTGGCCGAGCAGGAGCTGGCGGGCGCCAAGCGCATGCGGCGGCAGGCGCAGGTGGAGCTGAGCCGCGCCCACGCGCTCCGCGAGCACGCCGTGCGCCAGGTCAACGCGATGCTGCTCCAGATCACCTGCCTCAGCTGCCGCCACAAGTTCAGCGCGAGGCTACCGCTGGCCGCCATAAGCTCCGAGGTGGCCTGCAGCAACATGTCCTCCGTCGTGACAGAGGGCGGCGACGCCGAGGTCGACGAGACGCACGATGCCGACGGCATGAGGCGGCGCCAGCACGCCAAGACGATGGACGTCCTCTAG
- the LOC133901158 gene encoding protein indeterminate-domain 16-like isoform X2: MPRFILHVVTRAYAWCGNGADPDAEVVSLSPRTLLESDRYVCEICGQGFQRDQNLQMHRRRHKVPWKLLKREAGEAARKRVFVCPEPSCLHHDPSHALGDLVGIKKHFRRKHSGHRQWACARCSKAYAVHSDYKAHLKTCGTRGHSCDCGRVFSRVESFIEHQDTCNAGRAMVDVSPACGGGGGAGVAASGAVSQQQAPLAMSLSRTVSSTSPSSDIVISPVAWPGPALPSPAAAAAAFHRFDQVPSPRTPPSEYRGGHNLELQLMPQSCSGAGSAAPGMAAYCGAPRSPALSSQGDDVAMQLQLSIGVCGGGFGDGGEPGVEALAAARAKEEEPREQLRQAMAEKAEADEARAQAKRHAELAEQELAGAKRMRRQAQVELSRAHALREHAVRQVNAMLLQITCLSCRHKFSARLPLAAISSEVACSNMSSVVTEGGDAEVDETHDADGMRRRQHAKTMDVL; the protein is encoded by the exons ATGCCAAGATTTATTCTGCATGTAGTAACGCGTGCGTATGCGTGGTGCGGCAATGGTGCAGACCCGGACGCGGAGGTGGTGTCGCTGTCGCCGCGGACGCTGCTAGAGTCCGACCGATACGTGTGCGAGATCTGCGGGCAGGGGTTCCAGCGCGACCAGAACCTGCAGATGCATCGGCGGCGGCACAAGGTGCCGTGGAAGCTTCTGAAGCGGGAGGCTGGAGAGGCGGCGCGGAAGCGGGTGTTCGTGTGCCCGGAGCCGAGCTGCCTGCACCACGACCCCTCCCACGCTCTGGGCGACCTCGTCGGCATCAAGAAGCACTTCCGCCGCAAGCACAGCGGCCACCGGCAGTGGGCCTGCGCCCGCTGCTCCAAGGCCTACGCCGTCCACTCCGACTACAAGGCACACCTCAAGACCTGTGGCACCCGCGGCCACTCCTGCGACTGCGGCCGCGTCTTCTCCCG GGTGGAGAGCTTCATAGAGCACCAGGACACCTGCAATGCCGGCCGGGCAATGGTGGACGTGTCGCCGGcgtgtggcggcggcggcggcgccggtgtAGCTGCTTCTGGTGCCGTGTCGCAGCAGCAGGCGCCGCTGGCCATGTCGCTGTCACGGACCGTGTCGAGCACCAGCCCGTCCAGCGACATTGTCATCAGCCCGGTGGCCTGGCCTGGCCCAGCACTGCCGAGCCctgccgccgcggcggccgcgttccACCGGTTCGACCAGGTTCCGTCGCCACGGACGCCACCTTCCGAATACCGCGGTGGGCACAATCTAGAGCTGCAGCTCATGCCGCAGTCCTGCAGCGGCGCGGGCAGTGCCGCGCCGGGTATGGCGGCATACTGCGGCGCGCCACGCTCTCCCGCCCTTTCTTCGCAGGGCGACGACGTCGCCATGCAGCTGCAGCTGTCCATCGGGGTCTGCGGCGGCGGGTTCGGGGACGGGGGCGAGCCTGGCGTCGAGGCGCTGGCCGCGGCGAgggcgaaggaggaggagccgcgGGAGCAGCTGCGGCAGGCGATGGCGGAGAAGGCGGAGGCGGACGAGGCCCGCGCGCAGGCGAAGCGGCACGCGGAGCTGGCCGAGCAGGAGCTGGCGGGCGCCAAGCGCATGCGGCGGCAGGCGCAGGTGGAGCTGAGCCGCGCCCACGCGCTCCGCGAGCACGCCGTGCGCCAGGTCAACGCGATGCTGCTCCAGATCACCTGCCTCAGCTGCCGCCACAAGTTCAGCGCGAGGCTACCGCTGGCCGCCATAAGCTCCGAGGTGGCCTGCAGCAACATGTCCTCCGTCGTGACAGAGGGCGGCGACGCCGAGGTCGACGAGACGCACGATGCCGACGGCATGAGGCGGCGCCAGCACGCCAAGACGATGGACGTCCTCTAG